One segment of Agrococcus sp. ProA11 DNA contains the following:
- a CDS encoding SMR family transporter, with translation MTRRTAWIVLLGSAVLEAVWATALGQSEGFTRLAPSIVFVIAGIVSFIGLERAVRVIPLATGYAVWTGAGGALTVVWALATGVQPFNPIVLLFLAGILVAVAGLALTERTEEPEPAEPAPPAAPPA, from the coding sequence ATGACGCGCCGCACCGCATGGATCGTGCTGCTGGGCAGCGCCGTGCTCGAGGCCGTCTGGGCGACCGCGCTCGGGCAGTCGGAGGGCTTCACGAGGCTGGCGCCGTCGATCGTCTTCGTGATCGCGGGCATCGTCAGCTTCATCGGACTGGAGCGGGCCGTGCGAGTGATCCCGCTCGCCACCGGCTACGCCGTCTGGACGGGCGCCGGGGGAGCGCTCACGGTCGTCTGGGCGCTCGCGACCGGCGTGCAGCCCTTCAATCCGATCGTGCTGCTCTTCCTCGCCGGCATACTCGTAGCCGTTGCGGGCCTGGCGCTCACCGAGCGCACCGAGGAGCCCGAGCCCGCCGAGCCCGCACCGCCCGCCGCCCCGCCGGCCTGA
- a CDS encoding SdpI family protein, protein MEAGLVVVALLLVVAAAVDIVVVHLAGVGRIARTSPIGIRARATLASDETWRSAHRAATPVTWLTGAIAVIAALAALGFAAGGASTEATVLVVFGAIVLAVGIALAVWRGIASVR, encoded by the coding sequence ATGGAAGCTGGCCTCGTCGTCGTCGCGCTCCTGCTGGTCGTCGCCGCGGCCGTCGATATCGTGGTCGTGCACCTGGCGGGCGTCGGGCGCATCGCGCGCACGAGCCCGATCGGGATCCGCGCGCGGGCGACGCTCGCGTCGGATGAGACGTGGCGCAGCGCGCATCGCGCTGCGACGCCGGTGACCTGGCTGACGGGTGCCATCGCCGTGATCGCCGCGCTCGCCGCGCTCGGGTTCGCGGCGGGTGGCGCGTCGACGGAGGCGACGGTGCTCGTGGTGTTCGGCGCCATCGTCCTCGCCGTCGGGATCGCCCTTGCCGTGTGGCGAGGCATCGCCTCGGTGCGCTGA
- a CDS encoding ATP-binding protein yields the protein MARVTLLCGPAGAGKTTLARELEEAGALLLSYDREAWARGVRDGRPSAELMHEIDVELHERLADAIRADRSVVLDASLSTRAVRDRWRMRCGAMDVPIDLVVVRAPLEVLRVRMQGREPGPDSVVLDDDALTAYVDRFEWPGEHEEHRMVQTG from the coding sequence ATGGCTAGGGTGACGCTGCTCTGCGGTCCCGCCGGCGCGGGCAAGACGACGCTCGCGCGCGAGCTCGAGGAGGCCGGCGCGCTGCTGCTCTCCTACGACCGCGAAGCATGGGCGCGAGGCGTGCGGGATGGCAGGCCCTCTGCCGAGCTCATGCATGAGATCGACGTCGAGCTGCACGAGCGGCTCGCGGATGCGATCCGCGCCGACCGCAGCGTGGTGCTCGACGCATCGCTGTCGACCAGGGCGGTGCGCGATCGGTGGCGGATGCGCTGCGGCGCCATGGATGTGCCCATCGACTTGGTCGTCGTCCGTGCACCGCTCGAGGTGCTGCGCGTTCGGATGCAGGGGCGCGAACCCGGGCCGGACTCCGTGGTGCTCGACGATGATGCGCTCACCGCCTACGTCGACCGCTTCGAGTGGCCGGGGGAGCACGAAGAGCACCGCATGGTGCAGACCGGCTGA
- a CDS encoding multidrug efflux SMR transporter: protein MAWVILVASGLLEAVWAAAMQASKGFTKRKPTVLFAAAMIASMGGLAWAMREIPTGTAYAVWVGVGAVATVLLQLARGMERLTLARSLLLMLLVGCLVGLKVVS, encoded by the coding sequence ATGGCGTGGGTGATCTTGGTCGCATCCGGTCTGCTCGAAGCAGTCTGGGCGGCCGCGATGCAGGCGTCGAAGGGCTTCACGAAGCGCAAGCCGACGGTGCTGTTCGCTGCCGCGATGATCGCCTCGATGGGCGGGCTCGCCTGGGCGATGCGCGAGATCCCGACCGGCACCGCCTACGCGGTGTGGGTGGGTGTCGGCGCCGTCGCGACCGTGCTGCTGCAGCTCGCTCGCGGCATGGAGCGGCTCACGCTCGCGCGGTCGCTGCTGCTGATGCTGCTGGTCGGCTGCCTCGTCGGCCTCAAGGTGGTGAGCTGA